The genomic interval TCGGTCGATGGAGGATGCCATCCAGCCTGCACCCACAGGGCACGAGCTTCTAGAATGGGGCGATCGCCAGTGTAGCGATTATCGTTGACGTCGAGGCGATCGCAGGTCGCCCTACCAACCGCTGTGACTCCGTAAATTTGGATGCCATCCGCGCTCCAAATAAAATGGTCAGCCCAGTTTTGCTGGCGGGGATGAAACAGAGGCAGCATAGCCAAGGTTTCGCGATCGCGTCCCACAATGAAGTTATAGCGGCGTTGGTTGCAGCGGCTACAGGCTAACGCCAGGTTATGTAAATCATCTGAACCACCCAGTGATCGGGGATAGATGTGGTCAATGGTGAAACGGGCAGTACTAATTTTTTCGGGAGAGTGGCAGTACTCACAAAGGCGGTTAGCCCGCTGGCGCACCTGTTGTTTGAGCGCTGACGAGATGGGCATTACTGAGCCAGCAGCAGGGAGTTAAGGTAAGTGAATAAACGATCAAGCTCGTTGATAGAGGCAAGTTCGTTCGCCTCTTCAGTGGTGAGAACACCCAACTTATTTCTCTCAAGCAAATCTTCTAGCCGATTTTGAAGGGCATCGGTGAACCTAAAGAATCGCAAGTTATCGACGGTTTCTACCGTAATGCCGGTTTCCAGAACTGATTGAGGACTAACGACAACTTGGATCATAGGTGGGTAAACGCAGAAATATTGACTCGATCTGAGTTTTGCCTTT from Leptolyngbya sp. KIOST-1 carries:
- a CDS encoding HNH endonuclease yields the protein MPISSALKQQVRQRANRLCEYCHSPEKISTARFTIDHIYPRSLGGSDDLHNLALACSRCNQRRYNFIVGRDRETLAMLPLFHPRQQNWADHFIWSADGIQIYGVTAVGRATCDRLDVNDNRYTGDRPILEARALWVQAGWHPPSTDPRQLVDTKL